The Lolium rigidum isolate FL_2022 chromosome 1, APGP_CSIRO_Lrig_0.1, whole genome shotgun sequence region CTTGAACAATGTCTTTGGATGGTTTTTCAATTTGTTCATTTCCATAAATACACTTTCCTATTAGTGGGTCcaatgaccccccccccccccccatgcccATAAAACGAGTTTTTGACCGTTCGGGCCAATCCGCTATCTTTGGAGTTATCCCTTTACCGATCAGGTCAGCCTCAGTTTCTTCCCACTTAGGCATGCCACTCTTGTACCCACCTGTCCCCATaacatggtgatatttctttttcgccgcatttgccttattttttgGCCGACCTTTGCAAAGCTTTAGACGATTCCTTGTACTCTACAAATGAGTCCTAGTGATTTCTTATTTTCTCTAGTGGTCCagtgaaatctggagttctttttTTCTTGATATACTCATTCTATTATCTTTTAGTCTGAAATTGTGTGGCCATCTTCTTCAGAGTCCACTCTTTGATTTTCAACTTATGTTTTTCCTCTTTGTCGCACTCTGGCGGTAGGTTCAAATGTGACAAAAGCGTATCCCAAAGATTTTTTTAGATCTTTGGTCGACATAACTAACTCTATATGCATTTGACTTATTCCATTCCCGAGTGGTGATCAGGATGTACGTTATAGATGGGAGCAATCGGTTGGCCATCTTCAGTGACTGCCTCGATCATGAACATTTGATGATTGTCCAACTTTTTGGTCGGGCCTCGTTTCCTTCAACCAGCTAGATTAGCTCGATCCGGAGGGGTAAAAGATGAAAAATTCGTTAATATATAGATACACATAAATTAATACATCTAGCCATTATACTAGTGCGGCGTGCCGCCGCACCAATCTTCGCTTGTATAGTACATATGGGAGTGGCGAGACTTGAGGAGCTATGTCAAGGACAACAACATAGCGGCATCGTCCATGTCGCATGGTTTGAGGACATCGCTACATCGTCCAGGTAATTAGGAAGTAGGTACCATAACCAAAGGGACATCTTGGTGGTTGTTGTACTGTTGTTGCTAGGGCTGGAGTACTGTTGTTGCTAGGACTGGAGTACCGTAGCGAGActtcttcttttgttagttttcttttcccagcaccaagcaagtccctcaacatcatgGAGAAttgaaccttctttagctaatcccccaatcccgccttcatgaaattctttgcttctgacttcaccatggaccaaaagtctcttgatgtcaacacagaatagagcttcgcgccgctccatccagaaccaaacggtcggaataaaagcatgggtgcgcgcgaccgaataccacccgatcctgtgaactccatgcaaaagatgcactgttccattcgttgTCGGAGCCTTCTGAAACTCATaggctagatgaagaaagatcggcatccagaacgtcttcatcttcgcgaaagaagaaccctaggaccatcaCCATGAAAGCCGGAACGGCCGGCCCCCACGCTGCCGCCATGGCTGGGAACCacggtccatcttcctcctcaaaCCCGGCCGGTGGAGGTCAGCAGCGATCCCGCTGCCGCCTTTTCCCCGTCGAGTTCCCCCACACCACCACGTCTCCCGCCATGATCTAGGTGAAGTAGCCGAAGGCCACCGCCACCAGACCCGccgtccaccgtcgccgcccctggaagaccccgcctccgcgcgaaggggagtccatggacgcgccaccaccgcccctgcctttggcagccggacgcggccgccaccgccgaccccAATGGTGGCAGCggccaggaggaagaagatgggccGCCTCTTCTTGGGTTCGGGTCGTCGTCCGGAGCCGCCTCGCGCGAGATGACCCGGGACGAAGGTGGGAAGGAAGGAGAGGGGATGGAAGGAGGCGGTGGTGGagggtggaggggcggcggctaggtcaggggAGCTTTCATCATATTAATGCATACCATCATTAGTATATATAGATTGTCATGTACATAACTTGTTTGTGAAACTCTATGGTTTTTATGATATATGTTCTAAATGGTTCCTAATTCAGTAATTTCAACCCGTCTATTGGTGCTCCCACATCCCAGAATAAGACCAGGTCTAGACAGTTCTTCATAGTTCATATACCATCGTCAAACCTGAACCATTATCTTTATATCAAGAACACGTGAACCACATGATCACGCTCCGTCTTATTCGAACTGCCGGTAATTTACAACCCGTGCTAGCAAGATGTTTTCTACTATACTACTTAACTATCATCACACAAACAACAACCCATGTTTAAGTCTCACGCGTTCAGGTCCGTCACATACGCCAATATTGCACACGCCGTACTCTACTAATATTCCATTGCTAAAACTAACTACGACAAGACGGGTGAGCTCGCGAGCATCGATCCCTCCATGTGCCCACTCGCAAATCAATGAGGACGATGACTCGATGAGTCAACACAGTGTGCAAGGCATGGCAAGAGAAGGATAAAGAATACGCAGGCATGTCAGTAGTTCTATTCTATTCCCCATACATAAAGCCATTTTACCAACAAAAGATAATATTCCCCATACGTAAAGCCAACTTGTGTGTCCAAACGATCCGATAGCATATCTTCCCTTCCGCGGTGGCGCAACCACCAACGGCAACTTTGCACCTGACCCCCAGTGAGCATCTTCGCCATTGCCGGTCGATGTTCAAAATGGACTCGAGACTCGACCAGATTCCTTTCCCTGCGTTCTAGCTTTTGCATTTCCAATTATCATGCAGAGTATGCTACTCCATCGCACGAGCTTTGCTTTACCAATCACGCGCATGAGTTGCATGAGGAGCCACCTAACTAACCAGATTAATTTTACATTTTTCATCACTAACAACTGGGAACGTCAGATTCAGGGACTTCTTTTTATTCACGGGATTTGGGAACGTAGTAATATAATACGTAATGTAATAGCAGAAAATCTAGAATTACAATGTCACGTCCACACCGTGATTTTGCTTGCACCGAAGTACCAAACTTTGTTTGCTTGCAccatacaacaacaaaaaaaatgattTTTCAAAATGTTTGAGTGGATGAAAGTATCTTACAAAATGAAGTGCAAACAAAATAAATCTTATAAATAGGTATATACCATAGATATTGACATTTATTTCATATACTTGGCCAAACTTTATGAAACATTAATTTGACTAAAAATAGACAATGCTATATTTTGGCATAGAGAGTAGAAATATTTGTACATGAATGTTTAGGCATTAATTCTTCAACCAGCTTATAAGTGGAGCCGGATCCTAGCCCACCCAAACTTATTCTGACTTTGGATCACTGACAGACGGATCTTATATCCGATGGCCCCACATGTGATTGACCTAAAGTTAGGGTGGCTAAGTTAGAGGATCCCGTTCCTTACAAATATAGAGCGGGCGATGGCAGCAGTTGGATGCAAAGGGGAGGGACGTCATCCAACTTATTAGAATGTATGCATATATATGGTCCACAAAAGTTGTTTTCTCTCTGGGGTCCGTAATATAGAATGTTATTAtgtgatggagggagtagttagcTACCAAACTAGCCAGTGACATTTTTCCTCTAACAACCGAGAATGTCAGATTTTATGGACTTATTTATTCCCATGATTTAGGAACTTAATAATACGAACAAATGTAGAATTGTCATCAATTGCCCCTACACAAATTGTCCAGCATTTTGTTTGCGCCAAACTTGTTTGAATGCAACATAGAAGAAACAACTTCTTTGAATGTTTGAGTGATGAAAAGTCTCTTATCTATGAAATGTATTGCAAACAGAGAAGATCCTACAAATTAAAAATCGAGCAAATTATTTTGGCACGTAGTGAGTATAAACAAAGAAAAGGTTCAATTGGCAATACACAATAAAAGTTCCTTAACTGTAGAAAAAATTCAACACCAGATAAATCCTACAGAAAAACATGGTATGAATAAAGGAAGTATGATTTCGACGAAATAAATATGAGGGCAGAGCCGCCGACCAGTGACTCCGTGCGTGTATCCGTATCGGGCTCAGAAGGAGTCTACGCGTGGCAAGATCCGAATCCGAGCTTGTCTGCACTGCACGCAGCACCCCTATATAGCGCACTGAACGCCTCCCACCGTCCTACCGAAGTGGACTCCCTCTCCAAGCTCAATAAAAACGAGCCACCGACTCACCGACCAAAAGCCAGGCGACTGGGGCGCGCGAAACAGTCCCCCTCCCCCACCGCCCGCCTTGAATCTTTCCCCGTTGGCCGTCCTCCCAAATCCGCGCCAAATCGGCCCATCGCCATGGGAGCTGCCTGCGACGACGCCGTCCAGCAGCTCGCCCGCTTGCTGGACCAAGGTGCGCCGAtgctctctcctctcttctctcttctgaGCCTGTGTTTTGTTTCTGAAGTTCTAGTCATTTGTTTTATGGATTTTGCGAGCGTGGACCTCCACTCCTTCTCTCCCCGTTGTCGGATTTCTCTTTGGATTCTCGGTATAGATATGTGTGTCAGTGTGTGATATGCGGTGCTTGGTGCTGAATGCTGATTAGCGTGTATTCCTTGTGGATTTTTGCAGTCGAGGAGCCGCTGAAGAAGACCTTCCAGGTGCGGTGGATCCTCTATGCATCCGGGTTCCAGTTTTTGCACACCTTAAAAGAACTATTGGTTATTGCGCGTGGTTAGCTGGATTTGGACCATTGCTTGCTTTAGTTCAGCTCAGCACTCTGCAAAACCCGTTTCGTTCAAATGGATCAGGGGACATGGTTTGGTATTCTTATCTGACGATAAATGCTTGGTACAGTACTAGTATTAGACACTTCATCGGGATTCGCTGGCTACTTTACTTTGGCTTTCGGAATAGTGCACTAGTTGAGATCCCTGAACAGGGCTGATTTACTGAATACTGACGAACCAGCGCTAGGTTAGGTAATTTTGATCACGGAGTATGATAGTGACTAGTGAGCCTATGGCAGACTTTCGGTAGGGAAAGTTGGCGTACTGTTGCTTGGATTTGGATGCAAGGGTCTTCTTTTGTTGCTTGTTGTAGCCCCCCTCACCTTTTGCAACTTTGGGGGTAATTTTGGGTTGTCCGACAATGATGTGAGGGGTGTGTCTCTCAGAAAATTGTTCTGATCTCAGCTCCACTAAGTCAACTAGTGGAAAATGGAGGTGTTCGCACTCGAAGCCTCCTGATCTGTTTTGGGGGGCATCGAACCTCCCGATTAGCTAGTTTTCCTTGTTTTTCGCGGCTACAGATTCTTTTAGCAGACACTCCAAGTTCTCCGGCAAaatttccttgttttctttgcctTTTAGTTTGTTAATATGGTGGCACTGCACAGTTGTAGTCTCAGGTATAAGCCACATGTTGATACACATCCTAATCGAAATTCCTTGGCACTTTTTATGCTTTTGTGGTTACTGAAATGCTCTTTTAAAAAATAAGGGCTTTGGATGCTCTGAGTGTTGATCAGTAGGAGATGTCAACTTATTCGACAGAAGAATCTCTTATTTAGTGGAGTTGGAATCAAGATGGGTAGTGTGCTAAATTACAGTATAATTGTTGTGCTGAAAATTAATTATTAGGTAGACAAAGTACTAGAGCATGCAACTACGAGTCTACTTTAATTCAAAATGATAACAGTAACCAAGTCCTTCTATAGGGAAAATGCATCTCTGGTCTCAAAGGATATATCTGTGCGTATAAGTAACAAATGCATGTGAATTTGTTATGTTTATTTTCATACTTGTAGAATATCTATAACACTATGCAGAATCTATTTCAAGGGCTTATATGGGAAAAGAATATTTCCTCATTCAGTGATAAGAAAACCCAGCTTTTAAGGCTAAGATTCTATATTCCTTCTGTCATAACAAAACCTGACTTTCAAAGACAGATTCCAACCATGGGAAAAAGATTGAAAGACACTGAAGATAAGCATATACCTAGCACTTACTCAGCTACATCTGGAATCCTATCTGCTATGATTGTACTAGTAGTATCTGATCGTGGCTGGTTCCTTATTCAGTTACTCTAATTGCAAAGTTTTCCTTCTAACTTAAGGAATACTTAATGTGATCCAGCTATTATTGGGACATTAGCATATGGTAACACTGTTACGACTATGAGTGCTTACAATAACATGACAAAAAAACCATATTTTTGAGTATAAAGTTAAGCTCTGTGTTCATACTTCCTACTACCGCTTAATATGAACTTTTTACGAGTACGAGTGCTTACAATAATATGATTTATTAATTTATTTTGGAAAAATGAAATTTTATTAGTGCATCAAAATGATCAAAATAAACTCCACTAGGCCTATGCCAACACAACCCGAACACAGAGGCTAAAAAAGGGAAAGCCAAGAAGAGTAACTGTCCACAGCTGTCATCCTCAAAGAAAACACCACCTAGCCTCTTAGCTTCATGGAAAAACTAGCATGAACTACATTCGGCGTAAGAATACTATATATTTATAAGATATCAAATTAACCTCAGTGTTACATACTACCATGTGGgggaagaaacgtgaaccatATTTTCTGCATTTCAGCTGTTTGAGATTTCTATAATTTATTACTGTTGGTAATTGTAAAGTAGCTTTCATATGAGAGCTGAGTTCTCAACTACATGAGTTTCTTTTCCAGAATGTGCACCAGGGCTATCCAACAGAGACACTAGTGCGCTTCCTTAAAGCAAGAGAGTGGCATGTAACAAATGCTCATAAAATGGTTAGTTAGATTACATTTGATTAATACTGAAGTAAATGTTTCATGGATTACTTCACTGATTAAGAATATTTTGTATGTTCTAGCTTGTAGATTGTTTGAATTGGAGGATACAAAATGAAATTGACAGTATACTGGAGGTGAGCAACTTTCTTACACGAGATTGCCTATAACCTCTGCTCGAGGAGTAAATATATTTTTCTGTTTACATTTTCTTATTACTGATCCTCTGCATGTGTTGGGAAACTGCAGAAACCTATAGTTCCAGTAGATTTGTATAGATCGGTACGAGAATCACAGCTTATTGGATTATCAGGATACTCAAAGGAGGTATAACTGTCTTAAGCCAGTTATTATATTTTAATTTTTCCACTGTTGGTTCCTATCATTTCACTTTTGTAGAACTTGTTTCATCAGAATGTGTTTTTTAACATGCACTGTTCTGCATAATTGAACCTGATGCAGCTATATGTTCCATATATCCATTATCGCATACCAGTATATTTTTTATACGGCTGCCTTTTGATGCTAGCATATGATTGAATTATCCATTGTAGATACGTTTATGATATGGATAACATAAGATACGTTCACATTCAAAAACATAACAGTTGCGCTAATAAAGGATGTATGTATATTGAACATCAGTTCTAACAAATTTGAGAAAGGGTCCAGCTTTGAACTTCTTTGATCAGAAATGTTCGGCAGATTGGTGTCCTGATGACATGATTTTGCGTTTTAAAActatatttatatctctatggaaGTACTACAAATTTGAGAAAAGGGTCCAGCTTTGAACTTCTTTGATCAGAAATGTTCGGCAGATTGGTGTCCTGATGACATGATTTCGCGTTTTAGAAATATATTGGTCCTTGTGGGTCTTTATGAGATACAATTGTTGGCATCGAGACCATAATTAAATGTTACATACATAATCTTTAAGTTATGTACGCTAAGCTTTATTTTTCCTTTGCCAGGGCGTCCCAGTATTTGCCTTTGGTGTTGGACAGAGCACATATGACAAAGCTTCGGTAATTTATTATATACTTGTGCACATTGGATGTTTTCACTTTCTCCTCTGCAAATACACTTCTAATGACTGTTTAATTTGTCAGTGTGCATCCATTTCAATTAGAATATTACTAAATCCCCGTTTCAATAAAAAATACTACCAAATTGTAATATTAATGAAATTGAAAATGTATTTCTACTCTATTAATACTGTTTCATACTTTATGTGCATTAAAATGATAGTATGTTGTATTTTCAGGTCCATTACTATGTGCAGTCTCATATTCAGATAAATGAGTACCGTGATCGTATTATTTTGGTGAGTGTGGAACTGATCTTCCAATCATTCAGATCACCCAGTTCATATGAGGTTGCATAACACATGTTTTTCCTTGCTTATGTTCTATCTAGCCTATGACTTCGAAGAAGTTTACACGGCCTATTACCACATGTATAAAGGTTCTTGATATGACTGGTTTGAAGTTGTCAGCACTGAGCCTATTGAAGGTACGTCCTATACAGGATGGCATGTATTTATATTTttgtggttacatagaggagtggAAACAGTATTCTGTTCTCCAGGTTATAAGCACACATGAGTATTTATGACATCCAAAGGTGACAGGAACAAGAAAATTCTCTAAATAGCTGAACATTTAGATAAGATATGACCACTGTGTATACTTGTCCATATTTATGATGCAACCTGTTGTTTGATTACAGATTTTGACTGCAATATCTGCTGTTGATGATCTGAATTACCCTGAGAAGGCCGAGAGCTATTATATTGTAAATGCTCCATATATATTCTCAGCCtgttggaaggtatgatgcataaGATTTTCACTGTGCTGGTAATTTACTGATTTTTGTTCTGAAGGCTCAATAGTCATTTAATTTTCTTATTAGGTTGTGAAACCTCTTTTGCAAGAGAGGACAAGAAAGAAGGTTCATGTTTTGCATGGTTCTGGTAAAGATGAGCTCCTAAAGGTAATGTTACTTGCTAGTGTTGTATTTACATTGATCCTCCGTGGCTCAGCAAGACATCACTGCATTCTTATTAAGAAAAAGAAATGATAATACCTCAATTAAGTTTGGATGTTGTCAGCTTTCGTGTTTGCAATACGATTTACCAAAACACACCTGCATTTATATAAACTGTGCAGATTATGGACCATTCCTCCATCCCCCATTTCTGTCGACGCGAGGGCTCATCTAAATCTTCATTGAGCGGCGTCAATGACTGCTTCTCGCTTGACCACCCTTTCCACCAAGAGCTCTACCGCTACATCGAGCAGCAGGCACTGAACCAGGAACTCGTCAAGCAGTGTTCTTTGCATGTAGACATCCCTGACCAAGACCCTGAGGACGTCAAGATTGTGGAGGCCATCGAGGCTGAGTTTCACAAGCTCGGTGAGCAGAACGGCTCTGCCAATGTTGGCAATAAGATAACAGTGTCTGTGTAAGATGCACAGCTGTGTATCACGGCAAATGTGTATTGCTGTGATGAAACTGGTGATTATTTTCGGGGTCTGCTactctgctttgtttgcttgatcTCCCTGCTGTTGTTCGCGGGGTAACAAGTTTATAGTCGCAGATCCTTGCAGTTTTATGGTGCAGGGCTGAGGTAGAAGCAACAATTGTATACTAGATAGACATAGTCACCTATTCACATGTTGTACCCTTTGCAATGTATTTCCTGCATGGCTGCATATGTCATATATCCTCTAACTGGATGCTAGCAAATCATCCTAGTGACTGGATGCAAAAATAATCTTCGGAGTACCACAATTCAGTAAGAAATAAATGGTGCATCTTGACCTTGCTATCTGTCGCCATGTACGAACTTAATTCTTGTGCCGATTCTGTCTTGTTATCTGCAAATTTCTGATACTTGCATTTTACAAGATGTTGCAGCTCATGTAAGGCAAACACTGTTACAACAATCACATATCAGTAAGTAGCATCTGGATTCTCTTACATGGATCAATGTCCATGTAAGATGCACAGCTTTGTATCACGGCAAATGTTTGTTGCTGTGATGCAACTGTTGATTATTTCTGGTGCCTGCTAGTTTGCTTGATCACCCTGCTGACAAGTTGATAGTCTTAGATACTTGCAGTTCCATGGCGCAAAGCCGTCGACAAAGAAGCAGCAACCACTGTATACTAGATAGACTGATAGACATGGCCATCTATTCACATGTTGTAAACTTTTGAAATGTATTGTCCTCCAAAAATCATCCTACTAACTGGATGCAACACCAATCTTCAGAGAAGTACTACTCCTCAGTCAGAAATAAATGGCGCATCTTGTTATCTACTTGAAACTTCTGATACTTGCATTTCAGAAGATGTTACAGCTCACATAGGGCAAACACAGGTTACAACAATCACGGATCAGCAAGTAGTATCTGAAGCCTCTTACATAAAAATTGACATGGATAAATGTCCAATCCACCCCATATCCATGGCCATCGATGGACCTATGATGTAAGCTTCTGTGAGACCTTTTGGCAGTTGCTGCAGCAACGGGTCACGTCAACGTTCTTGCTCT contains the following coding sequences:
- the LOC124695781 gene encoding SEC14 cytosolic factor-like; this encodes MGAACDDAVQQLARLLDQVEEPLKKTFQNVHQGYPTETLVRFLKAREWHVTNAHKMLVDCLNWRIQNEIDSILEKPIVPVDLYRSVRESQLIGLSGYSKEGVPVFAFGVGQSTYDKASVHYYVQSHIQINEYRDRIILPMTSKKFTRPITTCIKVLDMTGLKLSALSLLKILTAISAVDDLNYPEKAESYYIVNAPYIFSACWKVVKPLLQERTRKKVHVLHGSGKDELLKIMDHSSIPHFCRREGSSKSSLSGVNDCFSLDHPFHQELYRYIEQQALNQELVKQCSLHVDIPDQDPEDVKIVEAIEAEFHKLGEQNGSANVGNKITVSV